A genome region from Alicyclobacillus acidocaldarius subsp. acidocaldarius DSM 446 includes the following:
- a CDS encoding MFS transporter, translated as MSTITVSAGEPRGGRRALFLVTIALGVLLNPLNSSMISVAMAKFEHVFHVHFTTASWLISSYYLASAVAQPIMGKVADLVGRKPLFLIGLALVSLSCALAPFAPSFTWLVVFRLIQSLGSGAIYPAGMGIVRNVITDRQAQALAFLSVFSSGAAAFGPSIGGVIMNYLDWQGIFLVNFPFVVASFLLAIFVLPNPRRGEHQSAREVLREIDLPGIALFILAIATSLVFLLSLTERPAWWAAVTGLVAFAAFGWREHVAPSPFLSLRFFKRYTSLTWVLVQFTTVNIIFYSIFFGMPTYLQEVRGFDSQETGLIMLAVAGFSLITAPITGRWVARSGSRPPLVLAAVFMTAGSLLMLTLHTASPVWWLCVVLSVLGLSNGFNNVGLQTALFAASPREVISTASGLFQMARYMGTILSTVVLGLLFGARLTTSELHVLAAVLACLGALVLAMSLRLPRRA; from the coding sequence ATGTCCACCATCACCGTGTCCGCAGGGGAACCGCGCGGCGGGCGCCGGGCCCTCTTCTTGGTCACCATCGCGCTCGGCGTGCTTTTGAACCCGCTCAACTCGTCCATGATCTCCGTGGCCATGGCCAAATTCGAACACGTGTTTCATGTCCATTTTACCACGGCCTCCTGGCTCATCTCCTCGTATTACCTAGCCAGCGCCGTGGCCCAACCCATCATGGGCAAGGTGGCCGATCTCGTCGGTCGAAAACCTCTGTTTCTCATCGGACTGGCGCTTGTGTCGCTGTCCTGCGCATTGGCCCCTTTCGCGCCGTCGTTCACATGGCTGGTCGTCTTCCGCCTCATTCAGTCGTTGGGGAGCGGCGCCATCTATCCCGCGGGCATGGGGATTGTGCGGAACGTCATCACGGACCGGCAGGCGCAGGCGCTCGCGTTCTTGTCCGTGTTTTCGTCTGGGGCGGCTGCATTCGGGCCGTCCATTGGCGGCGTCATCATGAACTACCTGGACTGGCAGGGGATCTTTCTCGTCAACTTTCCGTTTGTCGTAGCAAGCTTCCTCCTCGCGATTTTTGTGCTGCCTAACCCCCGCCGCGGCGAGCACCAGAGCGCTCGGGAAGTGCTGCGCGAGATCGATCTGCCCGGCATCGCCCTGTTCATCCTTGCCATCGCCACGTCGCTCGTGTTTCTGCTGTCCCTCACCGAACGGCCTGCGTGGTGGGCTGCCGTCACGGGACTTGTGGCGTTCGCAGCCTTCGGGTGGCGGGAGCACGTCGCGCCGAGCCCGTTCTTGAGCCTGCGCTTTTTCAAGCGGTACACGTCGCTCACCTGGGTGTTGGTGCAGTTCACCACGGTGAACATCATCTTCTACTCCATCTTTTTTGGCATGCCGACCTATCTGCAGGAAGTGCGCGGCTTTGACTCGCAGGAGACGGGGCTCATCATGCTCGCGGTGGCTGGCTTCAGCCTCATCACGGCGCCCATCACGGGGCGCTGGGTGGCTCGCAGCGGCTCTCGACCGCCGCTCGTCCTCGCCGCTGTGTTCATGACGGCGGGCAGCCTGCTCATGCTGACCCTGCACACGGCGTCGCCCGTGTGGTGGCTGTGCGTGGTGTTATCCGTCCTCGGGCTGTCCAACGGCTTCAACAACGTCGGACTGCAGACGGCTCTCTTTGCGGCCAGCCCACGCGAGGTCATCAGCACCGCATCCGGGCTGTTCCAGATGGCTCGCTACATGGGGACCATCTTGTCGACGGTCGTCCTCGGCCTGCTGTTCGGCGCCCGCCTCACAACCTCCGAGTTGCACGTCCTCGCGGCCGTGCTTGCGTGCCTTGGAGCCCTGGTCCTCGCGATGAGCCTTCGCCTCCCCCGCCGAGCCTGA
- a CDS encoding SGNH/GDSL hydrolase family protein, whose amino-acid sequence MPALGPWFTALGAIVFISHPIVQPDVSSSPNGAADIHVTSAARAGLAPQRTHVLVALGDSITFGYNLGNNREPSPLAFPYLFAKKEGWRAVDLGVPGWTSGDLLQALKTDTALRSEVAAAQVVTVDIGSNDLLLPALAMLPKGADWARVTPTSSQAATLSSELAQGIQDVRSHLASILGLLHRYNPRATVIVYDLYNPFPASDPWLHRTAEAAIVAANAAIAADAVSAGDPVADAYDTLTQPSDDILPHDVHPTALGQRLLAEAGEQALAMAPMFQAAATPQGQNAILQWLGDQLADGTW is encoded by the coding sequence ATGCCGGCACTCGGACCGTGGTTCACGGCGCTTGGCGCCATAGTGTTCATCTCGCATCCCATCGTACAGCCTGACGTCAGCTCATCGCCAAACGGCGCCGCGGACATCCACGTGACCAGCGCGGCTCGCGCGGGGCTGGCTCCCCAGCGGACCCACGTGCTCGTGGCGCTCGGCGACTCCATCACGTTCGGCTACAATCTTGGGAACAACCGAGAGCCGTCGCCTCTCGCGTTTCCGTATCTGTTCGCGAAGAAGGAAGGTTGGCGCGCCGTCGATCTCGGCGTGCCCGGTTGGACGTCTGGGGACCTGCTGCAGGCCCTCAAGACGGACACCGCTCTGCGCTCTGAGGTCGCCGCCGCGCAGGTCGTCACCGTCGACATTGGGAGTAACGATCTGCTGCTTCCCGCGCTCGCCATGCTGCCGAAGGGCGCGGACTGGGCGCGGGTCACGCCGACGTCCTCGCAGGCGGCGACGTTGTCGTCGGAGTTGGCCCAGGGCATTCAGGACGTGCGAAGCCACCTGGCATCCATCCTCGGTTTGTTGCATCGGTACAATCCGCGGGCAACCGTGATCGTCTACGATCTCTACAACCCGTTTCCAGCTTCGGATCCATGGCTTCATCGGACCGCGGAGGCCGCGATTGTCGCGGCGAACGCGGCCATCGCCGCCGATGCCGTTTCTGCCGGTGATCCCGTCGCGGACGCGTACGACACCCTGACTCAACCTTCCGACGACATTCTGCCGCACGACGTGCATCCGACCGCGCTCGGACAGCGCCTCCTGGCCGAAGCCGGGGAACAGGCGCTCGCCATGGCGCCCATGTTCCAAGCGGCGGCCACGCCGCAGGGGCAAAACGCCATCCTGCAGTGGCTCGGCGACCAGCTCGCGGACGGCACTTGGTGA
- a CDS encoding helix-turn-helix transcriptional regulator, protein MSVRMPKKTNVSSSLHAIREVRTSWPSVTWDVLQQHPVELDFREVERALDGVRDRQAWLVVVVRSSRVVPIYPFLAQIQSAGFDCVHLLSCDAAAYVMTLAAHHPERAMEGFESALARLAADRTLVGVSSACDEREVVRWWQALMEATAASHWNVFESSAYSQGRRELVPLHEEDRTRLITRAVTQLGDRGYEGIASVVEDLFAQLAERPTKLEDVAELCAQFIMAAVGQRQADGRDRMLQVPISTRQWLRFVAEECPKWWDWRDKLKQALMVVLGREEAVRTAHSAQIGQVIEIIERHYDSDLDVATLASQVFLSPSYLSKRFKSETGMTIREFIVQTRLNKAKDLLLRDFHLKAYEVGAHVGYPDPTYFNKLFKRQVGLTPKAFRDRAMRQARGFKQEDSRSS, encoded by the coding sequence GTGAGCGTGCGCATGCCGAAAAAGACAAATGTTTCATCCTCGCTGCACGCCATCCGGGAAGTTCGCACCAGTTGGCCGTCTGTCACCTGGGACGTGCTGCAGCAACACCCCGTGGAACTCGATTTCCGAGAAGTGGAAAGGGCGCTCGACGGCGTGCGGGATCGCCAAGCGTGGCTGGTGGTCGTCGTCCGCAGTTCGCGCGTGGTGCCCATTTACCCGTTCCTAGCGCAGATTCAGTCGGCGGGCTTTGACTGTGTGCACCTGCTGTCTTGTGACGCGGCCGCCTACGTCATGACGCTCGCCGCTCATCACCCGGAGCGGGCCATGGAGGGTTTCGAGTCCGCACTCGCGAGATTGGCCGCGGATCGGACGCTCGTCGGCGTGAGTTCCGCGTGCGACGAGCGGGAGGTGGTGCGCTGGTGGCAGGCGCTGATGGAGGCCACCGCCGCGTCGCACTGGAACGTGTTTGAATCGTCCGCCTACTCGCAGGGAAGGCGCGAGCTGGTGCCGCTCCACGAAGAGGACAGAACTCGGTTGATCACGCGGGCCGTCACCCAGCTCGGCGATCGCGGCTATGAGGGCATCGCGTCGGTCGTGGAGGATTTGTTCGCGCAGTTGGCGGAGCGGCCGACGAAGCTCGAAGACGTGGCGGAACTCTGCGCTCAGTTCATCATGGCGGCCGTCGGCCAGCGCCAGGCGGATGGGCGGGATCGGATGCTCCAAGTTCCCATCTCGACGCGCCAATGGCTTCGTTTTGTGGCCGAGGAATGCCCGAAATGGTGGGATTGGCGCGACAAGCTGAAACAGGCGCTGATGGTGGTGCTCGGGCGCGAAGAGGCGGTGCGCACCGCGCACAGCGCGCAGATCGGTCAGGTCATCGAGATCATCGAGCGGCACTATGACTCGGATCTCGATGTGGCGACGCTCGCGAGTCAGGTGTTTCTGAGCCCCAGCTACCTCTCCAAGCGATTCAAGAGCGAGACGGGGATGACCATTCGGGAGTTCATCGTGCAGACGCGCCTGAACAAGGCGAAGGATCTACTGCTGCGCGACTTTCACCTCAAGGCGTACGAGGTGGGCGCGCACGTCGGCTATCCGGACCCGACGTATTTCAACAAACTGTTCAAACGGCAGGTGGGGCTCACGCCAAAGGCGTTTCGCGATCGCGCCATGCGGCAAGCCCGGGGCTTCAAGCAGGAGGATTCGCGGTCTTCCTGA
- a CDS encoding multidrug effflux MFS transporter — protein sequence MKSEVEMTTHTLAEAPTSFGARFRLAALLGSLTAIAPLSIDMYLPALPSMARDLHAATSVAQLSLTACLLGLAVGQLFAGPLSDALGRKRPLLVGLGLYLFASFACGLMPSAWGLVVVRMVQGLCGSAAIVIARAIARDLFSGVELTRFFSLLMLVNGVAPILAPVIGGQLLRFTDWRGVFAILGCVGAALWLWSLVALRETLEVERRNRAGLGGALRAFGALVRDPVFVAYAFSQGLVSAAMFAYISGSPFVLQDIYGLSPQAFSACFAANGIGIVIASQISGHLARRIEGRKIFRFGVILAALGGLGLLASVLLGLGLPGILPSLFVLVSCVGIVSTLGSSLAMQHHDKQAGSAAGLIGVSQLLLGAAATPLVGLGGSHDSLPMGAVIAVADVGALAWYAVWSLVIARTEREVVS from the coding sequence GTGAAGTCGGAAGTGGAGATGACCACCCACACCCTGGCAGAGGCGCCCACCTCGTTTGGCGCCCGCTTTCGCCTGGCCGCGCTCCTCGGGAGCTTGACCGCCATCGCGCCGCTCTCCATCGACATGTACTTGCCGGCGCTGCCCTCGATGGCGCGAGATTTGCACGCCGCCACGTCGGTCGCCCAGCTCAGCCTCACGGCGTGTCTTTTGGGCTTGGCCGTCGGCCAGTTGTTTGCGGGGCCCTTGAGCGATGCGCTCGGCCGCAAGCGCCCGCTTCTCGTGGGGCTGGGCCTGTATCTGTTCGCCTCCTTCGCGTGTGGCCTGATGCCGAGCGCGTGGGGACTCGTCGTCGTGCGAATGGTGCAGGGGCTGTGTGGATCCGCCGCCATCGTCATCGCTCGAGCCATCGCCCGGGACTTGTTTAGCGGCGTCGAACTGACGCGGTTCTTTTCGCTGCTCATGTTGGTCAACGGCGTCGCGCCGATTCTCGCGCCGGTCATCGGCGGCCAGTTGCTCCGCTTCACCGACTGGCGAGGCGTGTTCGCCATCCTGGGATGTGTCGGCGCGGCGCTGTGGCTCTGGTCGCTCGTTGCTCTGCGGGAGACGCTCGAAGTGGAGCGCCGCAACAGGGCGGGGCTCGGCGGCGCCCTGCGCGCGTTTGGCGCGTTAGTTCGCGATCCCGTCTTTGTCGCCTACGCGTTTTCCCAGGGGCTGGTGTCGGCCGCGATGTTCGCGTACATCTCGGGATCGCCCTTCGTGCTTCAGGACATCTACGGGCTCTCACCGCAGGCGTTCAGCGCGTGCTTCGCGGCCAACGGCATCGGGATCGTCATCGCGTCCCAGATCTCGGGGCATCTGGCCCGGCGCATCGAGGGGCGGAAGATCTTCCGCTTCGGCGTGATCCTCGCGGCGCTCGGGGGACTCGGGCTGCTCGCGAGCGTCCTTCTCGGGCTTGGGCTTCCCGGGATTCTGCCGTCGCTGTTCGTGCTCGTCTCGTGCGTCGGCATCGTGAGCACCCTGGGATCGTCGCTGGCCATGCAGCATCACGACAAGCAGGCCGGCAGCGCAGCCGGTCTCATCGGCGTGTCGCAACTGCTGCTCGGCGCCGCCGCGACACCGCTCGTGGGCCTCGGCGGATCGCATGACAGCCTGCCCATGGGCGCCGTGATCGCGGTGGCGGACGTGGGCGCGCTCGCGTGGTACGCGGTGTGGTCCCTCGTCATCGCGCGCACGGAGAGGGAGGTGGTTTCATGA
- a CDS encoding HelD family protein, whose amino-acid sequence MSETGTPPRPALDPYEEEKQHLERVLDIIRGALESGPRMPVRDEDDEDADEALTADVVADVAVAEMAEERRHQLRRALSDPYFGRIDFQPEGEAPQKLYIGKQGIDHPSTGERVVLDWRAPAASVFYSFTGQGDEARYEAPGGEVRGTVSLKRNIVVRDGDLVRVVDSYVKGQTQAGSVDEFLLYRLADSKDSRLHDIVATIQAEQNEVIRADKNVPILIQGVAGSGKTTVALHRLAYLLYQHPEKLRADKMVIFAPSAMFVDYISEVLPELGVGDVQQTTFAAFALRVLDHVVLLPDPAKRLRERFALRPSQAYEAMRREIEVKGRVETLEALQAFLQDMEKKMVPKRDVPSPVGPPISAETIARWFHVEYARYPVRQRRDRVVARVKRQWEMQAKEAGKADKSTKRQIAAAAREFERAWPDLEPLPIYESFLRHHPDLSLASIQRPTKYGARPLVEPEDLPLLLAIHQWLHGVDARDVFHHVVIDEAQDFSPAHIRVLQAYCPSLSFTILGDLSQSIHSEAGFRDWDEVRALFPGGSRYVEMSVSYRSTYEIVSFANRILEPFRPKVLAKPVFRSGDPVVVEPVAWDGRFDALMERLSEESRRATTIAVLTRTEEDAHVYHQMCLESGLDAHLLTATQTHYEGGISVVPVYLAKGLEFDSVIIVDADEAHYRADERDAKLLYVGCTRALHRLRLLYCDRPSPLIQWAVPD is encoded by the coding sequence ATGAGCGAGACCGGGACGCCGCCTCGCCCGGCGCTCGATCCGTACGAGGAAGAGAAGCAACATTTGGAACGCGTGCTGGACATCATTCGAGGGGCGCTCGAGTCGGGGCCCAGGATGCCGGTGCGCGACGAGGACGACGAGGATGCGGACGAGGCGCTGACAGCCGACGTCGTCGCCGACGTGGCCGTCGCCGAGATGGCGGAGGAGCGGCGCCATCAACTCCGGCGTGCGCTCAGCGATCCGTACTTCGGCCGCATTGACTTTCAGCCCGAGGGGGAGGCCCCTCAGAAGCTCTACATCGGCAAGCAAGGCATCGATCATCCGTCGACCGGCGAGCGCGTGGTCCTCGATTGGCGCGCGCCTGCCGCGAGTGTGTTTTACTCCTTCACCGGCCAGGGAGACGAGGCGCGCTACGAAGCTCCAGGCGGCGAGGTCCGCGGCACCGTGTCGCTCAAGCGAAACATCGTCGTGCGCGACGGCGATCTCGTCCGCGTCGTCGACAGCTACGTGAAAGGGCAGACGCAGGCGGGCAGCGTCGATGAGTTTTTGCTTTACCGCCTCGCGGATTCCAAGGACAGCCGGTTGCACGATATCGTGGCCACGATTCAGGCCGAGCAGAACGAGGTCATCCGCGCGGACAAAAATGTGCCCATCCTCATTCAGGGCGTCGCGGGAAGCGGAAAGACGACCGTCGCGCTGCATCGGCTCGCCTATCTGCTGTATCAGCATCCGGAAAAGCTAAGGGCGGATAAGATGGTCATCTTTGCGCCCTCCGCGATGTTCGTGGATTACATTTCCGAGGTGTTGCCTGAGCTCGGCGTAGGGGATGTCCAGCAGACGACGTTCGCGGCGTTTGCGCTCCGCGTGTTGGACCATGTGGTGCTCCTGCCCGATCCGGCCAAGCGGCTGCGCGAGCGATTCGCGCTTCGGCCGTCGCAGGCGTACGAGGCGATGCGGCGCGAGATCGAGGTGAAGGGGCGGGTGGAGACGCTGGAAGCCCTCCAAGCCTTCCTTCAGGACATGGAGAAGAAGATGGTGCCGAAGCGAGACGTGCCGTCTCCGGTTGGGCCGCCCATCTCCGCCGAAACCATCGCCCGCTGGTTTCACGTGGAATACGCGCGCTACCCCGTGCGCCAGCGGCGAGATCGCGTGGTCGCCCGCGTCAAGCGGCAGTGGGAGATGCAGGCGAAGGAGGCGGGCAAGGCGGATAAGTCCACCAAACGGCAGATTGCGGCCGCCGCACGCGAATTCGAGCGGGCGTGGCCGGATCTCGAGCCTCTGCCCATCTACGAGTCGTTCCTGCGGCATCATCCTGATCTGTCGCTTGCGTCCATCCAGCGTCCTACAAAATACGGGGCCCGGCCGCTCGTGGAACCTGAAGATCTGCCGCTGCTCCTTGCCATTCATCAGTGGCTTCACGGGGTGGACGCGCGGGATGTGTTTCACCACGTCGTGATCGACGAGGCGCAGGATTTCTCTCCGGCGCACATCCGGGTGCTGCAGGCGTACTGTCCAAGCCTGTCCTTCACCATTCTGGGGGATCTTTCTCAGAGCATTCACAGCGAGGCAGGGTTCCGGGACTGGGACGAGGTTCGAGCGCTGTTTCCAGGCGGAAGCCGGTACGTGGAAATGTCGGTGTCGTACCGCTCAACCTACGAGATTGTGTCGTTTGCCAACCGGATCCTCGAACCTTTCCGACCGAAGGTCCTGGCGAAACCCGTGTTTCGAAGCGGCGATCCCGTCGTCGTCGAGCCCGTGGCCTGGGACGGCCGGTTCGATGCGCTCATGGAGCGGTTGTCGGAGGAGAGCCGGAGAGCGACCACCATCGCGGTGTTGACGCGGACGGAAGAGGATGCGCACGTGTATCATCAGATGTGCCTGGAGTCGGGGCTCGACGCTCATCTTCTCACGGCGACCCAGACGCACTACGAAGGCGGCATCAGCGTCGTGCCCGTTTACCTCGCCAAGGGGCTCGAGTTCGACAGCGTCATCATCGTCGACGCCGACGAGGCCCATTACCGCGCCGACGAGCGGGACGCCAAACTGTTGTACGTCGGATGCACGCGGGCGTTGCATCGCCTGAGACTGTTGTACTGCGACCGCCCGTCGCCGCTCATCCAGTGGGCCGTGCCAGATTAA
- a CDS encoding GNAT family N-acetyltransferase, protein MRAVKVVNEAQLRDCLSIRRQVFIEEQRVPEELEIDEFDQPDRAVHVLLYDDAGAPVATARFRPYHPGDGHTAKVQRVAVLAHLRGRGLGRRVMQAVEELVREAGFREIVLDAQLHAERFYQKLGYRRASDDVFDDAGIPHVRMRKSLM, encoded by the coding sequence ATGCGCGCGGTGAAGGTCGTGAATGAGGCGCAGTTGCGCGATTGCCTGTCCATTCGGCGGCAGGTCTTCATTGAGGAACAGCGAGTTCCGGAAGAATTGGAGATCGACGAGTTCGACCAGCCGGATCGGGCGGTTCACGTGCTCTTGTACGACGACGCCGGCGCGCCGGTGGCCACGGCACGGTTTCGCCCGTACCATCCCGGGGACGGACACACGGCCAAAGTGCAGCGCGTGGCTGTCCTGGCGCACCTGCGCGGCCGCGGGCTGGGGCGGCGCGTCATGCAGGCTGTGGAGGAACTGGTGCGCGAAGCGGGATTTCGCGAAATTGTGCTCGACGCGCAGCTGCACGCCGAGCGGTTTTACCAAAAGCTCGGCTACCGGCGCGCGTCGGACGACGTGTTCGACGACGCCGGCATTCCTCACGTTCGGATGCGAAAATCGCTCATGTGA